The following coding sequences lie in one Sorghum bicolor cultivar BTx623 chromosome 6, Sorghum_bicolor_NCBIv3, whole genome shotgun sequence genomic window:
- the LOC8056047 gene encoding transcription factor LAF1, translating to MGCKACQKPKVQYRKGLWSPEEDEKLRDYILRYGHGCWSALPLKAGLQRNGKSCRLRWINYLRPGLKHGVFSREEEETVMSLHAKLGNKWSQIARHLPGRTDNEVKNYWNSYLKKRVEGGAQGKHGAADPATPGRSDVHGSPDDPSENNGQGSVVSRPANSDSSEPAVESSSADDSSCLTVTEPAGARASATAAVRPHAPVLPKVMFADWLDMDYGTSLVALGPDAGVFDVGGRSPAQGLSHQGSSVQVDGPSCGAVDSLHGLGGMCWEFDAAADQLDVQGGGGFCDLLSMSEFLGIN from the exons ATGGGGTGCAAGGCGTGCCAGAAGCCCAAGGTGCAGTACCGCAAGGGCCTGTGGTCGCCGGAGGAGGACGAGAAGCTCCGCGACTACATCCTCCGCTACGGCCACGGCTGCTGGAGCGCTCTGCCCCTCAAGGCTG GGCTGCAGCGCAACGGCAAGAGCTGCAGGCTGCGATGGATCAACTACCTGAGGCCGGGGCTGAAGCACGGCGTGTTCTCCCGGGAGGAAGAGGAGACCGTCATGAGCCTTCACGCCAAGCTGGGCAACAA GTGGTCTCAGATCGCACGGCATCTGCCGGGCCGGACGGACAACGAGGTGAAGAACTACTGGAACTCGTACCTCAAGAAGCGCGTCGAGGGCGGCGCGCAGGGCAAGCACGGCGCGGCGGACCCGGCGACACCCGGCCGTTCCGACGTCCACGGGAGCCCGGACGACCCCAGCGAGAACAACGGCCAGGGGTCCGTCGTCAGCCGGCCGGCGAACTCTGACTCGTCCGAGCCGGCGGTGGAGTCGTCGTCGGCCGACGACTCCAGCTGCCTCACCGTCACCGAGCCTGCGGGCGCGCGCGCAAGCGCAACCGCCGCGGTGCGACCGCACGCGCCGGTGCTCCCGAAGGTCATGTTCGCGGACTGGCTGGACATGGACTACGGGACCAGCCTGGTGGCGCTGGGTCCGGACGCCGGTGTCTTCGACGTGGGCGGCCGCAGCCCGGCGCAGGGCCTGAGCCACCAGGGGTCGTCCGTGCAGGTCGACGGGCCGTCGTGCGGCGCGGTGGATTCCCTGCACGGGCTCGGCGGCATGTGCTGGGAGTTCGACGCGGCGGCGGATCAGTTGGACGTGCAGGGTGGAGGAGGGTTCTGCGATTTGCTCTCCATGAGCGAGTTCCTTGGGATCAACTAG